In one window of Flavobacterium ginsengisoli DNA:
- a CDS encoding aspartate kinase gives MSKLKINIILFGIGNIGSTLINQIVESQEFFLESKNVDFHFPIITNSTVAFFEKEGVGYAWETNFRQLAVPFKVEDIVEFAQENEFENLIAVDATASDELVKHYNTLIKNGFHIVAVNKKANTLPIDLYKELRADLKKYDKEFLYETSVETGIPVLQTLRDLYYSGEKITKIRGVLSDNLSYVFNRFSSEDVSFSSVLKDASLLGLMKSNFKEDLSGNDSARKLLILAREIGKDFEFSDITIKPFITEEHLEKNGVLNKDAVDKSFKIAKITQAENHVLRYVGEFDVEKGTLEVKLISEPINSPIGQLKGSDTIFEIFTKSYADIPIVIQSAPPCKQAISRGIITDILKIAERIRSKEAVWL, from the coding sequence ATGTCAAAGCTTAAAATAAACATTATCCTTTTCGGAATTGGAAATATCGGAAGTACTTTGATTAATCAAATTGTTGAAAGTCAGGAGTTTTTTCTGGAAAGTAAAAATGTCGATTTTCATTTTCCAATAATAACCAATTCGACGGTTGCCTTTTTTGAGAAAGAAGGTGTTGGTTATGCTTGGGAAACCAATTTTAGACAATTGGCTGTTCCTTTTAAAGTAGAAGATATTGTCGAATTTGCACAAGAAAATGAATTCGAAAACTTGATTGCCGTAGACGCAACAGCCAGCGATGAATTGGTGAAGCATTACAATACGTTAATTAAAAATGGATTCCATATTGTAGCAGTAAACAAAAAAGCCAATACGCTCCCGATTGACTTATATAAAGAACTACGAGCAGATCTTAAAAAGTATGACAAGGAGTTTTTGTACGAAACGTCGGTTGAAACTGGAATTCCTGTTTTGCAGACCTTAAGAGATCTATATTATTCTGGAGAAAAAATCACGAAGATTCGAGGTGTTTTATCTGATAATTTGAGTTATGTCTTTAATCGATTTTCATCAGAAGATGTTTCGTTTTCTTCTGTTTTAAAAGATGCGAGCCTTTTAGGTTTAATGAAATCTAATTTTAAAGAAGATCTGTCTGGAAACGATTCTGCAAGAAAGCTTCTGATATTGGCCAGAGAAATAGGAAAAGATTTTGAGTTTTCAGACATTACAATCAAGCCCTTTATAACCGAAGAACATTTGGAGAAAAATGGAGTGCTAAACAAAGATGCTGTCGATAAATCTTTTAAAATCGCCAAAATTACTCAAGCAGAAAATCATGTATTGAGATATGTAGGAGAGTTTGATGTAGAAAAAGGAACTTTAGAAGTCAAATTAATTTCGGAACCAATAAATTCTCCAATCGGACAATTAAAAGGTTCTGATACCATTTTTGAAATTTTCACTAAATCTTATGCCGATATTCCAATCGTAATTCAGAGCGCTCCACCTTGCAAACAAGCAATTTCTAGAGGAATTATAACCGATATTCTGAAAATTGCGGAGCGAATTAGGAGTAAAGAAGCCGTTTGGCTGTAA
- a CDS encoding TonB-dependent receptor plug domain-containing protein produces MKKNVLIVLGLVTFSGLYAQDNKKEQDSLKNNELSEVTIIGSRSKNRVKTDVPVPVDVFNVSEITKGAPQTSVTQILNYVAPSFTSNPTSTADATDHVDPAQLRGLGPDQVLILVNGKRRHTSALVNINGSPGRGSVGTDLNAIPSFAIERIEVLRDGAAAQYGSDAIAGVINIVLKKNANYLTGGIQYGANLSSGSNNFEGGADGQTAQIDLNYGTSLGKPGSFLNITGTAVTRQATSRAGIRSNAIFNAYNAVENRVAQDGVEINSLFSNINTTTNSAQILSSLKQYAPQVGYFTTAQQSAIASASTIAQMQTALNFDVTNNELAYRGQQRSDYNMSVGQSELASGQAYYNAKYPLTETTSLYSFGGISYRSGKSYAFNRLPNGSGTFTQVYQNGFLPEIESKILDASAAVGVTTQLFGFDTDLSTNLGTNSFNYDVNNSINATLGTNSPFSFDAGKVSFLQSTTNLDFSKKLDVLAGLNVAFGGEFRYENYEIKAGEEASYGLYDVNGNLVSGILPSNSPLIVTDFFGNKRGAGAQGFSGFQPSDAKEKNRKSGAAYVDLELNATEKWLINGAARYENYSDFGNTVTFKLASLLKLNDNINWRISGQTGFRAPSLQQRYFESSSTQFINGSPYQVGYFTNDSQAAKSIGIESLKPEKSKSISTGFTFKIPEANITIATDAYFTRINDRIVLSGQYSRPTDAQIGAATSPEQAEALTLFQQAFDLKGVERASFWTNGIDSETKGIDLVISQKYDVIQDFTIRNDFAFSFNETKRVGDLHIPKSIVDAGGEPYIYSFFPESSRVYLEEAIPKVKANLMTTFSIKKLDIYLRNSYFGKVTDPGATDVNLDGFSSVYEHPEYSAKLVTDLSLGYQINKHFRATIGVNNIGDVYPDRNNPATPAFTNTTPTLSPAPSTDLTNANQFAYSRAVSQFGLNGRFGFARLSFKF; encoded by the coding sequence ATGAAGAAAAATGTACTAATCGTTTTAGGTCTTGTGACTTTTTCAGGACTTTATGCTCAAGACAATAAAAAAGAGCAAGACAGTTTAAAAAACAACGAACTGTCTGAAGTTACTATTATTGGATCAAGAAGTAAAAACAGAGTTAAAACAGATGTGCCAGTTCCGGTAGATGTTTTTAATGTATCAGAAATAACAAAAGGAGCGCCGCAAACAAGCGTAACTCAAATTTTAAATTATGTTGCTCCTTCGTTTACGAGTAATCCAACTTCTACAGCAGATGCAACAGATCACGTAGATCCTGCACAATTAAGAGGATTAGGGCCGGATCAGGTTCTGATTTTAGTAAACGGAAAAAGAAGACACACAAGTGCTTTAGTAAACATAAACGGATCGCCAGGAAGAGGATCTGTTGGAACAGACCTAAATGCCATTCCGTCTTTTGCCATAGAAAGAATTGAAGTTTTAAGAGATGGAGCTGCCGCACAATACGGTTCTGATGCGATTGCGGGAGTTATTAATATTGTTCTAAAGAAAAACGCTAATTATCTAACAGGAGGAATTCAATATGGAGCAAATTTATCTTCGGGATCAAATAATTTTGAAGGAGGAGCAGACGGACAAACTGCCCAAATAGATTTAAACTACGGAACTTCATTGGGCAAACCGGGAAGTTTCTTGAATATTACTGGAACTGCGGTAACGAGACAAGCAACAAGTAGAGCAGGAATTAGAAGCAATGCTATTTTTAATGCTTACAATGCAGTAGAAAATAGAGTCGCACAAGATGGTGTAGAAATTAACTCTTTGTTTAGCAACATTAATACGACTACAAATTCAGCTCAGATTTTGTCTTCTTTAAAACAATATGCTCCACAAGTAGGTTATTTTACAACAGCTCAACAAAGTGCTATTGCATCAGCTTCAACAATTGCGCAGATGCAGACCGCTTTGAATTTTGATGTTACTAATAATGAATTAGCTTACAGAGGACAGCAGAGAAGTGATTATAATATGAGTGTTGGTCAGTCAGAATTGGCTTCAGGACAAGCATATTACAATGCAAAATATCCTTTAACAGAAACAACTTCTTTGTATTCTTTTGGTGGAATATCGTATAGAAGCGGAAAATCATATGCCTTTAATAGATTGCCAAATGGTTCTGGAACTTTCACTCAAGTGTACCAAAACGGATTTTTGCCAGAAATTGAATCAAAAATTTTAGATGCTTCTGCAGCAGTTGGTGTAACTACGCAATTATTTGGATTTGATACTGATTTAAGCACAAATTTAGGAACAAACTCTTTTAATTATGATGTAAATAATTCCATCAATGCAACTTTAGGGACAAATTCTCCTTTTAGTTTTGATGCAGGAAAAGTTTCGTTTTTACAAAGCACAACCAATTTGGATTTTAGTAAAAAACTAGATGTTCTTGCTGGACTGAATGTTGCTTTTGGAGGTGAATTCAGATATGAAAACTACGAAATTAAAGCAGGAGAAGAAGCTTCTTACGGATTGTATGATGTAAACGGAAATTTAGTTTCAGGAATTCTGCCAAGCAATTCACCATTAATTGTAACTGACTTCTTTGGAAACAAACGTGGAGCAGGAGCACAAGGATTTTCAGGATTTCAGCCTTCGGATGCTAAAGAAAAAAACAGAAAAAGTGGTGCTGCTTATGTTGATTTAGAATTGAATGCCACTGAAAAATGGCTTATAAATGGAGCTGCACGTTATGAAAACTATTCAGATTTTGGAAATACGGTTACGTTTAAACTGGCTTCTCTTTTAAAATTAAATGATAATATTAATTGGAGAATTTCTGGACAGACAGGTTTTAGAGCGCCGTCTTTACAGCAAAGATATTTTGAGTCAAGTTCTACTCAGTTTATAAACGGTTCTCCATATCAAGTGGGGTATTTTACAAACGATTCGCAAGCGGCAAAAAGCATTGGAATTGAAAGTTTAAAACCAGAAAAATCAAAAAGCATTAGTACAGGATTTACATTCAAAATTCCTGAAGCTAACATAACAATTGCAACTGATGCTTATTTTACAAGAATCAACGACAGAATTGTATTGTCTGGACAATATTCTAGACCAACAGATGCGCAAATTGGTGCTGCAACTTCGCCAGAACAGGCAGAGGCGTTGACTTTATTTCAGCAAGCATTTGATTTGAAAGGAGTAGAAAGAGCTTCATTCTGGACAAACGGAATTGATTCTGAAACAAAAGGGATTGATTTGGTAATTTCTCAGAAATACGATGTAATTCAGGATTTCACAATTAGAAATGATTTTGCTTTTAGTTTCAACGAAACCAAAAGAGTAGGCGATTTGCATATTCCAAAATCTATAGTAGATGCAGGTGGAGAGCCGTATATTTATTCATTCTTTCCAGAATCAAGCAGAGTATATTTAGAAGAAGCAATTCCGAAAGTAAAGGCCAATTTGATGACAACATTCAGCATTAAAAAACTGGATATTTATTTAAGAAACAGCTATTTCGGAAAAGTTACAGACCCAGGAGCAACAGATGTGAATTTAGACGGATTTTCTTCTGTGTACGAACATCCGGAATACAGCGCAAAATTGGTTACAGATTTATCTTTAGGATATCAGATCAACAAGCATTTTAGAGCTACAATTGGAGTTAATAATATAGGAGATGTTTATCCAGACAGAAATAATCCTGCAACTCCTGCATTTACAAACACAACGCCAACTTTGTCGCCAGCGCCAAGTACAGATTTGACAAATGCGAATCAGTTTGCGTATTCAAGAGCAGTTTCTCAATTCGGATTAAACGGAAGATTTGGTTTTGCCCGTTTAAGCTTTAAATTCTAA
- the metK gene encoding methionine adenosyltransferase, which translates to MAYLFTSESVSEGHPDKVADQISDALIDNFLAFDADSKVACETLVTTGQVILAGEVKSNTYLDVQQIAREVIRKIGYTKSEYMFEANSCGILSAIHEQSADINQGVDRAKPEEQGAGDQGMMFGYATNETENYMPLALDLSHKLLQELAILRRENKEITYLRPDAKSQVTLEYSDDNKPTRIDAIVISTQHDDFDEEAAMLAKIKKDIIEILIPRIIAKNPEHAHLFNDKINYHINPTGKFVIGGPHGDTGLTGRKIIVDTYGGKGAHGGGAFSGKDPSKVDRSAAYATRHIAKNLVAAGVADEILVQVSYAIGVAEPMGIFIETYGTSKVNLTNGEIAKKVEAIFDMRPYFIEQRLKLRNPIYSETAAYGHMGRKPETVTKTFSAPGGNEKTVTVELFTWEKLDFVDQVKAAFGL; encoded by the coding sequence ATGGCTTATTTATTTACGTCAGAATCTGTTAGTGAAGGGCATCCAGACAAAGTTGCAGATCAAATTTCGGACGCATTAATTGACAACTTTTTGGCATTTGACGCTGACTCAAAAGTAGCTTGTGAAACATTAGTTACAACTGGTCAGGTTATTTTAGCAGGTGAAGTAAAATCGAATACTTATCTTGATGTTCAGCAAATTGCACGTGAGGTAATCCGTAAAATTGGATATACTAAAAGTGAATATATGTTTGAAGCGAATTCTTGTGGAATTCTTTCAGCTATTCACGAGCAGTCTGCAGATATTAACCAAGGTGTTGACAGAGCTAAGCCAGAAGAGCAAGGTGCTGGTGACCAAGGAATGATGTTTGGTTACGCTACAAACGAAACTGAAAACTACATGCCATTGGCATTAGATTTATCTCATAAATTATTACAAGAGTTAGCTATTTTAAGACGTGAAAACAAAGAAATCACATATTTACGTCCGGATGCTAAATCTCAGGTTACTTTAGAATACAGCGACGATAACAAACCAACTCGTATTGATGCGATTGTTATCTCAACTCAACATGATGATTTTGATGAAGAAGCTGCGATGTTGGCTAAAATCAAAAAAGATATTATCGAGATTTTGATTCCAAGAATTATCGCTAAAAACCCAGAGCATGCTCATTTATTTAACGATAAAATCAACTACCATATTAACCCAACAGGAAAATTCGTTATTGGAGGACCTCACGGAGATACTGGTTTAACAGGAAGAAAAATTATCGTTGATACTTACGGTGGAAAAGGTGCTCACGGTGGTGGTGCATTCTCTGGAAAAGATCCAAGTAAAGTAGACAGAAGTGCTGCTTATGCAACTCGTCATATTGCTAAAAACTTAGTTGCCGCTGGTGTTGCTGACGAAATCTTAGTTCAGGTTTCTTACGCAATTGGAGTTGCTGAACCAATGGGAATTTTCATTGAAACTTACGGAACTTCTAAAGTAAACTTAACTAACGGTGAAATCGCTAAAAAAGTAGAAGCTATCTTTGATATGCGTCCTTACTTTATTGAGCAAAGATTAAAATTAAGAAACCCAATTTATAGCGAAACTGCTGCTTACGGACACATGGGACGTAAACCAGAAACGGTTACTAAAACTTTCTCTGCTCCAGGCGGAAACGAAAAAACAGTTACTGTTGAATTGTTTACATGGGAAAAACTTGATTTTGTTGACCAAGTAAAAGCTGCATTTGGATTGTAA
- a CDS encoding carboxypeptidase-like regulatory domain-containing protein yields the protein MNKLYFFVAFLITSFSFAQSVRFDGLIQDEQKNPLEMANIMAVNNGTKAMDSYGITNDKGKFQLTLKPNTAYTIKVSYLGMKSKEMAVSTKAENMTQNIVLDGDGIELEGVEIVREMPVSIKGDTIVYNADSFKSGTEKKLEDVLKKLPGVEVNADGEIEVEGKKVSKLMVEGKDFFDGDTKLGVKNIPADAIDKVQVLRNYNEISQLKGLENDQDNVAMNIKLKEGKKNFWFGDVTAGIGVAELDSRYIINPKLFYYSPKYSINLITNFNNIGELPLTAQDYFKFTGGFKNLMKKGGSSFNVSSNDLGISLLRNNRAKEIETKFGATNFAYSINKAWNISGFGILSTSKTELETKSQTTILDSGDQQKSNENTSQKNNLGLFKLSSIYKPNDKFQFDYDILTKLTKQEEYSDLFREQIVQNVATSEDIFTTKKQDPTSINQNLNLYYTQNAKNIFAFEMQHLYQDENPFYNANLQTLPFALSGYDVTQSRNDYNQDRFVKTNKLDAKLDYYYMVTPKSNFNVTLGNTYSYQNFNSHIFQMLDNGGRNDLNNPENNNDVDYRFNDAFVGFHYKILTGKFTLTPGVSLHTYQMTNGQEGTDYSQSFSKILPDFFALYQIKKSETLTYNFSLTNDFTDINQLAAGYVLSDYSSLFHGNRFLENATSQVHTLRYFKYNMFNFENIFANATYTKKVDAIKTKADFDGINQSSVPYNSNLADETFSGMGAYGRSFLKNYKASVNASLNWSKFNNIQNDDLRTTESFVQSYTVKASTNYKNLPNIEFGYNLLINKYSGSTFYTDKPFAKLDYYFLDSFSFVSEYEFYHYYNGDKTVDNEYDFLSASLIYQKKNSKWEYKVSATNLLNTKYLNDDSFSQFSTRVSQYTVQPRYIIFSMKYNL from the coding sequence ATGAACAAGCTATATTTTTTCGTCGCCTTTTTAATTACTTCTTTTTCTTTTGCACAAAGTGTTCGTTTTGATGGTCTTATTCAAGATGAACAGAAAAATCCGTTAGAAATGGCTAATATCATGGCTGTTAATAACGGAACCAAAGCGATGGATTCGTATGGAATTACGAACGACAAAGGAAAGTTTCAGCTCACTTTAAAGCCAAATACTGCTTATACTATTAAAGTGAGTTATTTGGGAATGAAATCTAAGGAAATGGCTGTATCTACAAAAGCTGAAAACATGACTCAAAATATTGTTTTGGATGGAGATGGAATAGAGTTGGAAGGAGTAGAAATTGTCCGAGAAATGCCCGTTTCTATAAAAGGAGATACGATTGTTTATAATGCTGATTCTTTTAAATCTGGAACAGAAAAAAAACTTGAAGATGTTCTAAAAAAACTGCCAGGAGTTGAGGTAAATGCTGACGGAGAAATAGAAGTAGAGGGGAAAAAAGTCAGTAAATTAATGGTGGAAGGAAAAGACTTTTTTGACGGAGATACTAAATTAGGCGTAAAAAATATTCCTGCTGATGCTATTGATAAAGTTCAGGTTTTAAGAAATTATAATGAAATTAGTCAATTAAAAGGACTTGAAAACGATCAGGATAATGTGGCAATGAATATTAAACTGAAAGAAGGGAAAAAGAATTTTTGGTTTGGCGACGTTACCGCAGGAATTGGTGTTGCAGAATTGGATAGCCGATATATCATTAATCCGAAATTGTTCTATTACAGTCCAAAATATAGTATAAATTTAATTACCAATTTTAACAATATTGGTGAGTTGCCTCTTACGGCTCAAGATTATTTTAAGTTTACGGGTGGGTTTAAAAACTTGATGAAAAAAGGAGGGAGCAGTTTTAATGTTTCTTCAAATGATTTGGGAATTTCATTGCTTCGAAATAATCGTGCAAAAGAAATTGAAACTAAATTCGGAGCTACAAACTTTGCTTATTCGATTAATAAAGCTTGGAATATAAGCGGTTTTGGAATTCTATCAACTTCAAAAACAGAATTGGAAACCAAATCGCAAACCACAATTTTAGATTCTGGAGATCAGCAGAAAAGTAACGAAAATACAAGTCAAAAAAATAATTTGGGACTTTTTAAATTAAGCTCAATCTATAAACCAAACGACAAATTTCAGTTTGATTATGATATTTTGACCAAACTTACTAAACAAGAAGAATATTCAGATTTGTTTAGAGAGCAAATTGTACAGAATGTAGCAACTTCGGAAGATATTTTTACCACCAAAAAACAAGATCCGACTTCAATTAATCAGAATTTGAATTTGTATTACACGCAAAACGCTAAAAATATTTTTGCTTTTGAAATGCAGCATTTGTATCAAGATGAGAATCCGTTTTATAATGCTAACCTGCAAACGCTTCCTTTTGCTTTGTCAGGATATGATGTTACACAATCTAGAAATGATTACAATCAGGATCGTTTTGTAAAAACGAATAAGCTCGATGCTAAACTGGATTATTATTATATGGTAACACCTAAAAGTAATTTCAATGTTACTTTAGGAAACACCTATTCTTATCAGAATTTCAATTCTCATATTTTTCAAATGTTAGATAATGGAGGCAGAAATGATTTAAATAATCCTGAAAATAATAACGATGTAGATTATAGGTTCAATGATGCGTTCGTAGGCTTCCATTATAAAATTCTAACTGGAAAATTTACATTGACGCCAGGAGTAAGCCTGCATACGTATCAAATGACAAACGGACAAGAGGGAACAGATTATTCTCAAAGTTTTAGCAAAATACTGCCAGATTTCTTTGCCTTATACCAAATCAAAAAATCTGAAACACTTACTTATAATTTCTCTTTAACGAATGATTTTACAGATATTAACCAATTGGCAGCAGGATATGTTTTGTCTGATTACAGTAGTTTATTTCATGGAAATCGTTTCTTAGAAAATGCAACTTCGCAAGTGCATACGCTTCGTTATTTTAAATATAACATGTTTAATTTTGAGAACATTTTTGCCAATGCGACTTATACAAAAAAGGTAGATGCGATTAAAACAAAAGCAGATTTTGACGGAATCAATCAATCTTCTGTTCCATATAATTCTAATTTGGCAGATGAAACTTTCTCAGGAATGGGAGCTTATGGACGTTCATTTTTAAAAAACTACAAAGCTTCTGTTAATGCAAGTTTAAACTGGTCAAAGTTTAATAACATTCAAAATGATGACTTGAGAACAACAGAAAGTTTTGTTCAGAGCTATACTGTAAAAGCTTCTACGAATTATAAAAACCTTCCCAATATCGAATTTGGATATAATCTTTTAATTAATAAATATAGTGGTTCCACTTTTTATACCGATAAGCCTTTTGCAAAATTAGATTACTATTTTTTAGATAGTTTCTCTTTTGTTTCAGAATATGAATTCTATCACTATTATAATGGAGATAAAACAGTTGATAACGAATATGATTTCTTAAGTGCCAGTTTAATTTATCAAAAGAAAAACAGCAAATGGGAATATAAAGTTTCCGCAACCAATTTATTAAATACAAAATATCTTAACGACGACAGCTTCTCACAGTTCTCTACAAGAGTTTCTCAATACACTGTACAGCCACGTTATATCATATTTTCGATGAAGTATAATTTGTAG
- a CDS encoding GLPGLI family protein, which yields MKKIFFYMTLMLVSTQIQAQKDFQGMAVYESKTQAPKFEGMRGNRDITPEMQKNMEERMKKMLEKTFILNFDKATSIYKEEEKLEAPGQQQGGFRMMFGSLTGGGGTFYKDVKTKTYTVDKEFMGKEFLVVDSLPKLNWKLEQETKQIGGYNCYKATAVKQASKTDFRNFRPKNNDDKKDEAKKTSGDTKTNFADNFEMPKEIVVTAWYTPEIPINQGPENYWGLPGLILEINDGTTTILCSKIVLNAKEKVDIKPSKKGKVISQKEYDETVIKKMEEFREMNRGRAGGPPPPPGR from the coding sequence ATGAAAAAGATATTTTTTTATATGACTTTGATGCTTGTTTCAACACAAATTCAAGCGCAAAAAGATTTTCAAGGAATGGCTGTTTACGAATCGAAAACGCAAGCGCCAAAATTTGAAGGAATGCGCGGAAATAGAGACATCACGCCAGAGATGCAGAAAAACATGGAGGAGCGCATGAAAAAAATGCTAGAAAAAACATTCATCTTAAACTTCGATAAAGCGACATCAATTTATAAAGAAGAAGAAAAACTAGAAGCGCCTGGCCAACAGCAAGGGGGTTTTAGAATGATGTTTGGCTCTCTTACGGGAGGCGGAGGAACTTTTTATAAAGACGTAAAAACAAAAACGTATACTGTAGATAAAGAATTTATGGGCAAAGAATTTCTTGTTGTCGATTCATTGCCAAAATTAAACTGGAAATTAGAACAAGAAACCAAACAAATTGGAGGATATAATTGTTATAAAGCGACGGCTGTAAAACAAGCAAGCAAAACCGATTTTAGAAACTTTAGACCTAAGAATAACGATGATAAAAAGGATGAAGCTAAAAAGACGTCAGGAGATACTAAAACCAACTTTGCAGACAACTTTGAAATGCCAAAAGAAATTGTGGTAACGGCTTGGTATACACCAGAAATCCCGATTAATCAAGGGCCAGAAAATTACTGGGGGCTTCCTGGTTTAATTTTAGAAATTAATGATGGAACAACTACAATTTTATGCTCGAAAATTGTTTTGAATGCTAAAGAGAAAGTGGATATTAAACCTTCTAAAAAAGGAAAAGTAATTTCTCAAAAAGAATATGACGAAACAGTGATTAAAAAAATGGAAGAATTTAGAGAGATGAACCGCGGTCGTGCTGGCGGACCTCCTCCTCCTCCGGGAAGATAA